In Sphaerospermopsis torques-reginae ITEP-024, the genomic window ACTGGGACAGGGTGGTATGGGTACTACTTACCTGGCTTGGGATGCTACAGGTGTAAGTACAGGTGTTCCTCAACTGTTGGTGCTAAAGCAGATGAATGCGGATATGGCTAAAATTGCTAAAGCGCAGGAGTTGTTTGAACGAGAAGCGAAAACTCTGAAATGTCTTAATTATCGAGGAATTCCCAAATATTATGATTTTTTTGCCGAAGATAGGAAAAACTACTTGGCAATGGAGTTAATTCACGGACAGGATTTGGAAAAGCGTGTATATACTACTGGTCCTGTGACTCCTCATCAGGCGATCGCCTGGATGATTCAGACTTGCGATATTTTAGATTATCTTCATCATCAAGATGCACCGCTGATTCACCGGGATATTAAACCTGCTAATTTGATGGTGAGAAATGCTGATAATCAAATTGTGGTGTTGGATTTCGGTGCTGTGAAGGAAATTGGCACTGCACCGGGGACAAGGATTGGTGCGGAAGGTTATTGCGCTCCTGAGCAGGAACGAGGACAACCATTGACACAATCGGATTTGTATGCTATAGGTCCAACTTTGATTTTTTTACTAACGGGGGAAAATCCTTTAAAGTATTTCCGCCACAAAGGGCGTGGAGGTTGCTTTGATGTGAAAAATGTGCCGACAATTACTCCTCAACTCCGCGAAATTATTGAACGGGTGACGGAACCTCTACCACGCGATCGCTTTCAAACTGCTAAGGAGTTAGCTGAGGCTTTGATGGCTTGTTAGTGATTGGTAATTGGTAATTGGTAATTGGTAATTGGTAATTGGTAATTAGTAAATGGTAATTACGTGAAATTCTTTTCCCAGTCCCCAGTCACCAGTCACCGGTCCCCAGTCCCTAATCTTCGTCCCAAGTTTCTACTGCTAATAGATCACCAATGGGATCTTGCATACTAAAGCCAAAGTCTAGCAGTTCTTGTTTCCAGTGTTGCCAGTCATTGCCGTAGAGGAAGGCAATTTTCCAGATGCTATCGCTTGGCTTAATAATATTGGATTCTACGAGTGATTGCACATTGCGCTGCAATTTCACCATAGGGTGAATCACTTGCTGAGTCATAACCTCGATGTGGTTCAAATTTTATTTGTGTGAATACTTAGTTAAAACTGCTTTCCAGTTGGCATTTGTTACTGGTGCGTGAGTCCTATAGTTGGGCAAAGCTAGTCTTAACTTCTAGAGTATATCATAACTTATTCTGGGAAGTTGCTAAGATTTGGGTTTTTGTACGGTAATTACGACCACAGTTATCAATTGATAATTGACAATTGATAATTGATAATTGTTTCGTTCAAGGTTTAAAACCTCCCCTTTCAAGGGGAAAAAAGCAAAAAATTCAGCTTTTCAATCCTCTCCCTTGAAGGGAGAGGTAATTAATTGTCAATTGTTCATTGTTAATTG contains:
- a CDS encoding protein kinase domain-containing protein → MVTLTLLDTKNKTPLKQWSFQGSSVIRIGRAVDNHVVLNDSLVSRYHLQLQQLSSGSSDAWQVISQGTNGTFLNGVLVTKSTLSDNSLLQLAQGGPILKFQLEDIPELTVSPWQPIHQEIEKVAVSHCNHEGNSPNNIFCVHCGQPLTVIKRIRHYQVLRTLGQGGMGTTYLAWDATGVSTGVPQLLVLKQMNADMAKIAKAQELFEREAKTLKCLNYRGIPKYYDFFAEDRKNYLAMELIHGQDLEKRVYTTGPVTPHQAIAWMIQTCDILDYLHHQDAPLIHRDIKPANLMVRNADNQIVVLDFGAVKEIGTAPGTRIGAEGYCAPEQERGQPLTQSDLYAIGPTLIFLLTGENPLKYFRHKGRGGCFDVKNVPTITPQLREIIERVTEPLPRDRFQTAKELAEALMAC
- a CDS encoding DUF4327 family protein, coding for MTQQVIHPMVKLQRNVQSLVESNIIKPSDSIWKIAFLYGNDWQHWKQELLDFGFSMQDPIGDLLAVETWDED